A single region of the Dunckerocampus dactyliophorus isolate RoL2022-P2 chromosome 3, RoL_Ddac_1.1, whole genome shotgun sequence genome encodes:
- the LOC129178479 gene encoding photoreceptor-specific nuclear receptor-like isoform X1, translating to MMEDHLTKISMMPSSSPTESIGSGGTDDSRGAKSPAPGKALSPALVCKVCGDTSSGKHYGIYACNGCSGFFKRSVRRRLIYRCQAGTGMCPVDKAHRNQCQACRLKKCLQAGMNKDAVQNERQPRSTAQVRLDSIDVDPEKEHLATTREPTSSSSSSSSSSGSVITWPHITSSIAIAASVPPQRCVSPQNNHRFMASLMTAETCAKLEPEDVDENIDVTSNEPERASSEYHMGIYPSSSENVYETSARLLFMSVKWAKNLPVFSNLPFRDQVILLEEAWSELFLLCAIQWSLPLDSCPLLSLPDLCPGMQGKTSYTSLDLRLLQEVFSRFKALAVDPTEFACLKAIVLFKPETRGLKDPEQVENLQDQSHVMLGQHIRTHYPSQPARFGKLLLLLPSLRFVNSERIELLFFHRTIGNTPMEKLLCDMFKN from the exons aTGATGGAGGACCACCTGACAAAGATATCCATGATGCCGTCTTCCTCCCCAACGGAGTCAATTGGGAGCGGCGGGACGGACGACAGCAGAGGAG CCAAAAGTCCGGCCCCTGGCAAAGCCCTCAGCCCAGCTTTGGTCTGCAAAGTGTGTGGAGACACCAGCAGTGGTAAACACTACGGCATTTATGCCTGCAACGGCTGCAGCGGCTTCTTCAAACGCAGTGTGAGAAGGAGGCTCATTTACAG GTGTCAGGCAGGCACAGGCATGTGTCCAGTGGACAAAGCTCATCGCAACCAGTGCCAGGCGTGCCGGCTGAAGAAGTGCTTACAGGCAGGCATGAATAAAGACG CGGTGCAGAATGAGCGGCAGCCCCGCAGCACAGCTCAGGTGCGTCTGGACTCCATCGACGTGGACCCTGAGAAGGAACATTTGGCCACCACGCGGGAGCccacctcctcctcgtcctcttcttcctcctcaagtGGCTCTGTCATCACATGGCCCCACATCACCTCGTCCATAGCCATCGCCGCCTCTGTGCCCCCCCAACGCTGTGTCAGCCCTCAGAACAACCATCGCTTCATGGCCAGCCTCATGACGGCAGAGACTTGTGCCAAGCTGGAGCCTGAGGACG TTGACGAAAACATCGATGTGACCAGCAATGAACCAGAACGAGCGTCCTCGGAGTACCACATGGGAATTTACCCGTCCTCCTCGGAAAACGTGTACGAGACGTCGGCCAGGCTTCTCTTCATGTCGGTGAAGTGGGCCAAGAACCTGCCGGTGTTTTCCAACCTGCCTTTCAGAGACCAA GTGATCCTACTGGAGGAAGCGTGGAGTGAGCTTTTCCTCCTGTGCGCTATCCAGTGGTCACTGCCACTGGATAGCTGCCCACTGCTCTCCCTGCCAGACCTCTGCCCCGGCATGCAGGGCAAAACCAGCTACACAAGCCTGGACCTGAGACTCCTGCAGGAAGTCTTCAGTCGCTTTAAGGCTCTTGCTGTCGACCCCACAGAGTTCGCCTGCCTCAAGGCCATTGTGCTTTTTAAGCCTG AGACTCGTGGTCTGAAAGATCCAGAACAAGTGGAGAACCTTCAGGATCAGTCCCACGTGATGCTAGGACAACACATTCGCACTCATTATCCCAGTCAACCTGCAAG gtTTGGaaagctgcttcttcttctcccgTCACTGCGTTTTGTGAATTCTGAGCGCATTGAGCTGCTGTTCTTCCACAGGACCATCGGAAACACTCCCATGGAAAAACTGCTGTGTGACATGTTTAAAAACTGA
- the LOC129178479 gene encoding photoreceptor-specific nuclear receptor-like isoform X2, protein MMEDHLTKISMMPSSSPTESIGSGGTDDSRGAKSPAPGKALSPALVCKVCGDTSSGKHYGIYACNGCSGFFKRSVRRRLIYRCQAGTGMCPVDKAHRNQCQACRLKKCLQAGMNKDAVQNERQPRSTAQVRLDSIDVDPEKEHLATTREPTSSSSSSSSSSGSVITWPHITSSIAIAASVPPQRCVSPQNNHRFMASLMTAETCAKLEPEDVDENIDVTSNEPERASSEYHMGIYPSSSENVYETSARLLFMSVKWAKNLPVFSNLPFRDQVILLEEAWSELFLLCAIQWSLPLDSCPLLSLPDLCPGMQGKTSYTSLDLRLLQEVFSRFKALAVDPTEFACLKAIVLFKPETRGLKDPEQVENLQDQSHVMLGQHIRTHYPSQPAR, encoded by the exons aTGATGGAGGACCACCTGACAAAGATATCCATGATGCCGTCTTCCTCCCCAACGGAGTCAATTGGGAGCGGCGGGACGGACGACAGCAGAGGAG CCAAAAGTCCGGCCCCTGGCAAAGCCCTCAGCCCAGCTTTGGTCTGCAAAGTGTGTGGAGACACCAGCAGTGGTAAACACTACGGCATTTATGCCTGCAACGGCTGCAGCGGCTTCTTCAAACGCAGTGTGAGAAGGAGGCTCATTTACAG GTGTCAGGCAGGCACAGGCATGTGTCCAGTGGACAAAGCTCATCGCAACCAGTGCCAGGCGTGCCGGCTGAAGAAGTGCTTACAGGCAGGCATGAATAAAGACG CGGTGCAGAATGAGCGGCAGCCCCGCAGCACAGCTCAGGTGCGTCTGGACTCCATCGACGTGGACCCTGAGAAGGAACATTTGGCCACCACGCGGGAGCccacctcctcctcgtcctcttcttcctcctcaagtGGCTCTGTCATCACATGGCCCCACATCACCTCGTCCATAGCCATCGCCGCCTCTGTGCCCCCCCAACGCTGTGTCAGCCCTCAGAACAACCATCGCTTCATGGCCAGCCTCATGACGGCAGAGACTTGTGCCAAGCTGGAGCCTGAGGACG TTGACGAAAACATCGATGTGACCAGCAATGAACCAGAACGAGCGTCCTCGGAGTACCACATGGGAATTTACCCGTCCTCCTCGGAAAACGTGTACGAGACGTCGGCCAGGCTTCTCTTCATGTCGGTGAAGTGGGCCAAGAACCTGCCGGTGTTTTCCAACCTGCCTTTCAGAGACCAA GTGATCCTACTGGAGGAAGCGTGGAGTGAGCTTTTCCTCCTGTGCGCTATCCAGTGGTCACTGCCACTGGATAGCTGCCCACTGCTCTCCCTGCCAGACCTCTGCCCCGGCATGCAGGGCAAAACCAGCTACACAAGCCTGGACCTGAGACTCCTGCAGGAAGTCTTCAGTCGCTTTAAGGCTCTTGCTGTCGACCCCACAGAGTTCGCCTGCCTCAAGGCCATTGTGCTTTTTAAGCCTG AGACTCGTGGTCTGAAAGATCCAGAACAAGTGGAGAACCTTCAGGATCAGTCCCACGTGATGCTAGGACAACACATTCGCACTCATTATCCCAGTCAACCTGCAAGGTAA